One region of Mugil cephalus isolate CIBA_MC_2020 chromosome 17, CIBA_Mcephalus_1.1, whole genome shotgun sequence genomic DNA includes:
- the LOC125024157 gene encoding uncharacterized protein LOC125024157, with protein sequence MGKPLSRPGCFRKSSCCLEKHGAGNGGVGGRDGGMEGGYGDGYVPQRSIYDTMCINQQIDSHHHHHSGGSVRRDGGQEGSFSYSASGSLRVSRSPADMFDSQPRSLTPNPSFVRRLDERAIFDSLKLGCQDADNSGCHSPGRFTRSVSPSVSSFSAPGVSSSSKKHHHHHHHHHGDSTKSREGRQSWKVLPPQKHMECMELTTTEMMDRGGGYLNPGQYAHPGGQSTSLTSPLISPFSGSPLSSGYHTPVFFSPAKPRPSQTQSLRCSPPHVIQPRHYSQTQSLRMSPPHELRRSPYRSPLVQLSAHDLEQDLRERGGGWGRSEREREWEREREREMERGWAQREWERERERGRLERERARERERRETSSFGTFGYGRPVPLRSDRDSVFLESDQGLDTTPLLLPQPSPSPSPSAAPRMGTGAVGRSRPGSKVGPESVGGGMISKYDNGSVGLVLVDSKSGCGPRLVSEVGNANMSEAEIRAGVQEHHRAESWNKYDNGSRASIKNMPEKRMGSQVKTRPGGRDLEGKVQSGVEIENIAPAVHKEAQRGGTKSGEKTGRYMTKPETIAETIPSNVTDTENKVGHRDKVEIEAGSGPGMKPELVANVGVNASSKHMENMIRPEADVIAKVNNVVGSVAESREEAEIETDAKTALTSKPEAALETAVGSETEKRSNSETGLVSEANNISKTTDNAQTGFVAGDKTDVSKTADQAEKKPLDIDKTESSHVKKSSKSQKSKSSKSSSRSRPGTATGLRPGLASPRQSRGLGDLESTGPAEGIESTWPRRIIVRKRTVRQGGALHNLPILPPLPSVLSALEKRRPHAHLHPRPGHLSENPLTNVMNSSSIVGRCSLKEPSHPELGQGLVGRASLREQTLEHWRVCREQEDSKNPKSKEKQGEQSKEKTGKEEGMREEEMREKERRGEKDKKEEKVRQKKENVTVCAGLVEETGQETLLERREEKLQEHANQPVELKKEKDFKIAPEKMEDRAIKIKVGIQERPGQDPDEAAATLQKEEGEVEAAEGGPPGQERGMESWDAVLEMVNTLWDDGWEKGGAGGGGGGGDTDSFSGSLPRWPLLRPPVGFGGSHPPSSAASELSLTELERRARELDSDLEHLDLSQPHRDTQDLYQTLLEPQRERADMYQTHPGPQREKATLITGVGSRSQVSLELSAMASPATDADRPVDWSTKSTGTSTVGTSSTKEDSSPDSNLTLESDSSGVFLSLSNQSQEEASSDSDQPISGSDLGSSNTSLEKDGDDGGLKEWGREESAELQWCYPSLLDTGSHEDTEGDGEREEVGCGTTAGDEEMMDENERKYGKMGMVSTKSPSKQAVFKGTVNLNAPQSEEMPLRKKVTLMGRDSPLPLSPSKQPIKHLLDPNQKPIRTSGLDCGDLDPFVQSDSFVYLAVSARPAYGANVTAATEISSHHKKQDGVPPHTDIAKTNVDLSNPEYTKSTHLAPQKPEEGDFLCTDSFVYLAAPACLLLGPEGTTHYSGKDSDSESSGSGPVDLSVLGCDSVAGDSDWDSDLSDSDPSRSSRVSTMGNKSAGVARPKRLPAEPDWDLFGETTEPEVLSELFTEQDRNNSGKSGTATAVTTSMATAPAIPTATQPVSASVKTMATAEQSTTKKVTWQFKPAQRSVCTGSRKEKDKEMTPSSLVRFTEQEGGETHRPPPSSSSSSSSSPSSSSSG encoded by the exons ATGGGCAAGCCTCTTAGCCGTCCTGGGTGTTTCAGGAAAAGCTCTTGCTGCCTGGAGAAACATGGAGCTGGGaatgggggggtgggagggcgAGACGGGGGAATGGAAGGGGGATACGGAGACGGCTATGTACCCCAACGATCCATTTATGACACCATGTGCATCAATCAACAGATTGACagtcatcaccaccaccactctgGAGGGTCTGTGAGGCGAGATGGTGGCCAAGAGGGAAGTTTTAGCTATTCTGCAAGTGGGTCCCTCAGAGTCAGCAGGTCCCCGGCTGACATGTTCGATTCACAGCCTCGCTCTTTAACTCCAAATCCCTCCTTTGTGAGGAGACTGGATGAGCGAGCCATCTTTGATTCGTTGAAGCTCGGATGTCAGGATGCAGATAACAGCGGCTGCCATTCACCAGGACGCTTCACTCGGTCAGTTTCTCCGTCTGTGTCTTCATTCTCAGCACCAGgagtgtcctcctcctcaaagaaacaccaccaccaccaccatcatcaccatggAGACAGCACAAAAAGCAGAGAGGGTCGACAGTCCTGGAAAGTCTTGccaccacaaaaacacatggagTGTATGGAGCTTACTACAACAGAAATGATGGACAGAGGAGGCGGATATCTGAATCCGGGGCAATACGCTCATCCTGGGGGCCAGTCTACCTCTCTTACCTCCCCCCTCATCTCACCCTTTTCCGGCTCACCTCTCTCTTCAGGTTACCATACTCCGGTCTTTTTCTCGCCTGCCAAACCTCGCCCCAGTCAGACTCAGAGTTTGCGTTGTTCCCCTCCTCATGTAATCCAGCCGAGGCATTACTCCCAAACTCAGAGCCTTCGGATGTCACCGCCCCATGAGCTTAGACGATCACCCTACCGTTCCCCACTGGTCCAACTGTCTGCTCATGACCTTGAGCAGGACCTAAgggaacgaggaggaggatggggccGCAGTGAGCGAGAAAgggagtgggagagggagagagaaagggagatggAGCGAGGATGGGCCCAAAGAGagtgggaaagagagagggaaaggggaaggctggagagggagagagcaagagaaagggagaggagggaaacatcgagTTTTGGAACGTTTGGATATGGCAGACCAGTTCCTCTGCGTTCAGACAGAGACTCTGTGTTTTTAGAGTCCGACCAAGGGCTAGACACAACACCCCTGTTGCTCCCCCAGCCCTCACCTTCACCCTCCCCTAGTGCTGCTCCCAGAATGGGCACTGGGGCAGTGGGCAGGAGCAGACCTGGGTCAAAAGTAGGCCCTGAAAGCGTAGGTGGAGGAATGATCTCCAAATATGACAATGGGAGTGTGGGCTTAGTGTTAGTTGACAGTAAATCCGGGTGTGGACCAAGGTTGGTAAGTGAAGTTGGGAATGCAAATATGTCAGAGGCTGAGATCAGGGCTGGGGTACAAGAACACCATAGGGCTGAAAGTTGGAACAAATATGACAATGGATCCAGGGCTAGCATTAAAAACATGCCTGAAAAAAGAATGGGCTCCCAGGTAAAAACAAGGCCAGGGGGTCGAGATTTGGAAGGAAAAGTGCAATCTGGGGTAGAGATAGAAAATATTGCCCCTGCTGTGCACAAGGAGGCGCAGAGAGGAGGGACAAAGAGCGGAGAGAAAACTGGAAGGTATATGACTAAACCAGAAACTATTGCAGAAACTATACCCTCAAATGTGACTGACACAGAGAACAAGGTTGGGCACAGAGATAAAGTTGAGATAGAAGCTGGCTCTGGTCCAGGGATGAAGCCTGAGCTTGTGGCAAATGTTGGGGTAAACGCCAGTTCAAAACATATGGAAAACATGATTAGGCCAGAAGCTGATGTTATAGCGAAAGTTAATAATGTGGTTGGTTCAGTAGCAGAGTCCAGAGAGGAAGCTGAAATCGAGACAGATGCTAAAACTGCTCTTACATCTAAGCCTGAGGCAGCACTTGAAACTGCTGTTGGtagtgaaactgaaaaaaggaGTAACAGTGAGACTGGGCTTGTCAGTGAAGCCAACAATATTTCTAAGACTACAGATAATGCACAGACAGGATTTGTTGCTGGAGATAAAACAGACGTTTCTAAAACTGCAGATCAAGCTGAGAAAAAGCCACTGGACATTGACAAAACAGAATCTAGCCATGTAAAGAAAAGTTCAAAATCCCAGAAGTCCAAATCATCCAAATCCAGTTCCAGGTCTCGACCTGGCACAGCCACAGGGCTGAGACCAGGTTTAGCCAGTCCTCGGCAAAGCCGAGGACTTGGAGACCTTGAATCAACAGGCCCAGCTGAGGGCATCGAGTCCACCTGGCCTCGCCGAATCATTGTTAGAAAGAGGACTGTCCGTCAGGGTGGGGCACTCCACAATCTCCCTATTCTCCCCCCACTCCCTTCTGTCCTTTCAGCACTGGAGAAGAGGCGACCACATGCCCACCTCCACCCCCGCCCAGGCCACTTGTCAGAGAACCCATTAACTAATGTAATGAACAGTTCAAGTATTGTTGGACGATGCTCACTTAAAGAGCCCTCTCATCCAGAACTGGGACAAGGTTTGGTGGGCAGAGCTTCCCTGAGGGAGCAGACCTTGGAGCACTGGAGGGTCTGTAGAGAGCAAGAAGACTCAAAGAATCCCAAGAGCAAGGAAAAACAAGGAGAGCAGAGCAAAGAGAAGACTGGTAAGGAAGAGGGGATGCGAGAGGAAGagatgagagagaaggagaggagaggagagaaagacaaaaaggaggagaaagtgagacagaagaaagagaaCGTTACTGTTTGTGCGGGGCTGGTGGAAGAAACTGGTCAAGAAACGTTGTtggagagaagggaagaaaaactccaaGAACATGCAAATCAACCAGTGGAACTGAAAAAAGAGAAGGATTTCAAGATCGCGCCTGAAAAAATGGAGGATAGGGCTATAAAGATTAAGGTTGGAATACAAGAACGGCCGGGGCAAGACCCGGATGAGGCTGCCGCTACCTTACAAAAAGAAGAGGGTGAGGTGGAGGCAGCAGAAGGGGGACCACCTGGGCAGGAGAGGGGCATGGAGAGCTGGGATGCGGTCCTTGAAATGGTGAACACACTGTGGGATGATGGCTGGGaaaaaggaggagcaggaggaggaggaggaggaggagataccGATTCCTTCTCAGGCTCCCTACCACGTTGGCCCCTCCTCCGGCCCCCAGTTGGGTTTGGCGGCTCACACCCCCCCTCCTCAGCTGCATCGGAGCTCAGCCTGACGGAGTTAGAAAGGAGAGCCAGGGAGCTGGACTCTGACCTGGAGCATTTAGACCTGTCTCAGCCTCACAGAGACACCCAGGATTTATACCAAACACTGCTCGAGCCACAGAGGGAACGAGCTGACATGTACCAAACACATCCTGGGCCACAGAGGGAGAAAGCTACTCTTATCACAG GGGTGGGCAGCAGATCACAGGTCAGTTTGGAGCTCAGTGCTATGGCCTCACCAGCTACAGATGCAGACAGGCCGGTGGACTGGTCAACTAAATCTACTGGGACTTCCACTGTTGGCACAAG CTCCACTAAAGAGGACAGCTCTCCAGACTCCAATCTGACGCTGGAATCTGACTCCAGTGGTGTCTTCCTCTCCTTATCTAATCAAAGCCAAGAGGAGGCCAGCTCTGACAGTGACCAGCCAATCAGTGGCTCCGACCTAGGCAGCAGCAACACATCACTGGAGAAAGATGGGGATGATGGAGGGTTAAAGGaatgggggagggaggagagtgcAGAGCTACAGTGGTGCTACCCATCACTTCTCGACACAGGCTCGCATGAAGACACTGAAGGAGACGGTGAAAGAGAGGAAGTGGGGTGTGGAACAACAGCAGGAGATGAAGAGATGATGGACgagaatgagagaaaatatGGTAAAATGGGAATGGTTTCAACCAAGTCCCCGTCAAAACAAGCAGTCTTTAAGGGCACTGTGAATCTAAATGCCCCACAAAGTGAAGAAATGCCACTTCGGAAAAAAGTGACCCTCATGGGAAGAGACTCCCCACTTCCTTTGTCACCCTCAAAACAACCAATCAAACACCTTCTAGACCCCAATCAGAAGCCAATCAGAACCTCAGGACTAGACTGTGGCGACCTAGATCCCTTTGTCCAGTCGGACAGCTTTGTTTACCTTGCTGTGTCTGCCAGGCCTGCCTACGGGGCTAACGTCACCGCAGCGACAGAAATTTCCAGTCATCATAAAAAACAAGACGGTGTGCCGCCACATACGGACATCGCGAAAACCAATGTGGACCTGTCAAATCCGGAGTACACCAAGTCGACTCACCTTGCCCCACAAAAACCAGAGGAAGGTGATTTTCTTTGCACTGACAGCTTTGTCTACCTGGCTGCTCCAGCCTGCCTCCTGTTGGGCCCTGAAGGAACCACACACTACAGTGGCAA GGACTCAGATTCAGAGAGCTCTGGCTCTGGACCTGTTGACCTGTCAGTACTAGGTTGCGACTCTGTGGCAGGGGATAGTGACTGGGACTCAGACCTGTCGGACTCTGATCCCAGCCGTTCCTCTAGAGTTTCTACGATGGGTAACAAATCTGCTGGTGTAGCACGGCCCAAGCGTCTGCCTGCTGAACCTGACTGGGACCTGTTTGGAGAAACCACTGAGCCTGAAGTGCTGAGTGAGCTCTTCACTGAGCAGGACAGGAACAACAGCGGCAAATCAGGAACAGCTACTGCGGTTACCACCAGCATGGCGACAGCACCTGCCATTCCCACGGCAACTCAACCTGTCTCTGCATCAGTCAAGACGATGGCGACAGCAGAGCAGTCAACCACGAAGAAGGTGACGTGGCAGTTTAAACCAGCCCAGCGGTCGGTTTGCACTGGAAGCAGGAAGGAAAAAGATAAGGAAATGACACCATCGTCCTTGGTAAGGTTCACAGAACAGGAAGGTGGCGAGACCCATAGGCCCCcgccttcatcatcatcttcttcatcatcatcaccctcTTCATCGTCATCTGGTTAA